A stretch of the Cytobacillus luteolus genome encodes the following:
- a CDS encoding PAS domain-containing sensor histidine kinase has translation MNLTKNETEYQKLLVKVQALEMENQSLKYENDKLKVTYDRVEKDWLENEQMFKDLFHRSPDGILILNESGQIVDANPSFCKSLKMKKKQLLHISLEDLIEPNYKYKAEKINNVLYKNGRVRGDLPLVTQEEEKRIFDFTGTTNTYNNLYTLILRDITEKRAMENELRISEERFRDMFEHAIEAIIIWDDRFKIIRANESASRMFELPNKQLLEHSLLDFVKDDEEFQAVYEEFYRKGQIREELPFNMPNGEQKQLEFTSKKHVIDGYNMTAFRNVSERKRMVKELIDSELKFRKIFDSVMDGIVLLNNKFKIIAINPVAASILEVSDVASIGKKLDDIIGLPSGSFDEKFANQMQHKGEKEFILHNGKEKIIEYAYKRQMISNVHMALFRDVTEKKEMEERLRKSDTLSVVGELAAGIAHEIRNPMTALKGFIHLLQASVKEDFSMYFDVITTELKRIESIITEFLILAKPQALHYEKKDLTKVMSDTIELLRPQATLGNVQIIFQHNDQLPEMYCEPNQLKQVFINIIKNGIEVMPKGGSILVKMFHEVPDQLVISIADEGSGIHKDKLKRLGEPFYTTKERGTGLGLMVSYKIIEEHRGKIDVTSEVGVGSVFKITLPLSNC, from the coding sequence TTGAATCTGACAAAAAACGAAACAGAATATCAGAAACTATTGGTTAAAGTTCAAGCGTTAGAGATGGAAAATCAATCTTTAAAATACGAGAATGATAAGTTAAAGGTTACATATGATCGAGTTGAGAAAGATTGGTTAGAAAATGAGCAGATGTTCAAGGACCTATTCCATAGATCACCAGATGGAATTCTTATCTTGAATGAATCGGGACAAATTGTAGATGCTAATCCGTCATTTTGTAAAAGTCTAAAAATGAAGAAAAAGCAGCTATTACATATTTCACTTGAAGATTTAATTGAACCTAATTATAAATATAAAGCTGAAAAAATAAATAACGTACTATATAAGAATGGAAGAGTTCGAGGTGACCTTCCTCTTGTCACGCAAGAAGAGGAGAAACGAATTTTTGATTTTACAGGTACAACAAATACCTATAATAATCTGTATACCTTAATCTTACGTGATATCACTGAAAAAAGAGCTATGGAAAATGAACTAAGAATAAGTGAAGAGCGTTTTCGTGATATGTTTGAACATGCAATTGAGGCTATTATTATTTGGGATGATCGCTTTAAAATCATTAGAGCTAACGAGTCTGCTAGTCGTATGTTCGAACTACCTAATAAACAATTATTAGAGCATTCCTTATTAGATTTCGTAAAAGATGACGAAGAGTTTCAGGCTGTGTACGAAGAGTTTTATCGTAAAGGCCAAATTAGAGAAGAACTTCCTTTCAATATGCCAAACGGAGAACAAAAACAGCTGGAATTTACATCTAAAAAGCATGTAATTGATGGATATAATATGACTGCTTTCAGGAATGTAAGTGAAAGAAAAAGAATGGTTAAAGAATTAATAGATAGTGAGCTAAAGTTTCGCAAAATATTTGATTCAGTAATGGATGGCATTGTACTTTTAAACAATAAATTTAAAATTATTGCTATCAATCCGGTTGCTGCTTCAATCCTTGAGGTTTCTGATGTTGCATCAATTGGAAAAAAGCTTGATGATATTATTGGTTTACCGAGTGGGAGTTTTGATGAGAAATTTGCAAATCAAATGCAACATAAAGGTGAAAAAGAATTTATTCTACATAATGGTAAAGAGAAAATCATTGAGTATGCCTATAAAAGGCAGATGATATCGAATGTGCATATGGCATTGTTTCGAGATGTTACGGAGAAAAAGGAAATGGAGGAGCGCCTCCGAAAGTCAGATACACTTTCAGTTGTCGGAGAGTTAGCTGCTGGGATTGCTCATGAAATTCGAAATCCAATGACTGCCTTAAAAGGATTTATTCACTTACTTCAAGCAAGTGTTAAAGAAGATTTTTCGATGTATTTTGATGTTATAACAACCGAATTGAAACGGATTGAATCTATAATTACTGAATTTTTAATTTTAGCAAAACCACAGGCCTTGCATTATGAGAAAAAAGACTTAACAAAGGTCATGTCTGATACGATTGAGCTTTTAAGGCCACAGGCTACCCTAGGTAATGTGCAAATTATTTTTCAGCACAATGACCAGCTGCCAGAGATGTATTGTGAGCCTAACCAATTAAAGCAGGTATTTATAAATATTATAAAAAATGGAATTGAGGTCATGCCAAAAGGTGGCTCAATCTTAGTAAAAATGTTTCATGAGGTTCCTGATCAGCTGGTCATTTCAATTGCAGATGAAGGCTCCGGAATTCATAAGGACAAATTAAAAAGGCTTGGTGAGCCTTTCTACACCACGAAAGAAAGAGGAACAGGCCTTGGCTTAATGGTAAGTTACAAAATTATTGAAGAACATCGAGGAAAGATAGATGTTACTAGTGAAGTTGGGGTGGGTTCGGTATTTAAAATAACCTTACCTCTTTCTAACTGTTAA
- a CDS encoding MOSC domain-containing protein produces the protein MEYKLVSINVGKARRELYKNKEIATGIYKKPIEEEVFVSTVQIGGDQQADLVNHGGKDQAICAYPFEHLEYWEKTLQQSFTVGAFGENFTIQGLNEENAHIGDIFEIGDVRIQISNPRKPCYKLGNRYKVDELPLLVQQTGYTGFYFRVLKEGFIKPGQNLRLIERKEENPTVAYINKVIYQDEENVQALKNLVEVKELSERWRNSFQNKVEKLLN, from the coding sequence TTGGAATATAAATTAGTATCTATTAATGTAGGAAAAGCTCGACGTGAACTTTATAAAAATAAAGAGATTGCAACTGGCATTTATAAAAAGCCAATTGAAGAAGAAGTATTTGTCTCAACAGTACAAATCGGTGGTGATCAACAAGCTGATTTAGTGAATCATGGTGGAAAAGATCAAGCGATCTGTGCATATCCATTTGAGCACTTAGAATATTGGGAGAAAACGTTACAACAATCATTTACGGTTGGTGCGTTCGGAGAAAATTTTACGATCCAAGGTTTGAATGAAGAGAATGCACATATTGGTGATATATTTGAAATTGGAGATGTAAGGATACAGATCAGTAATCCACGCAAGCCGTGTTATAAACTTGGTAATCGCTATAAAGTTGATGAATTACCACTCTTAGTTCAACAAACAGGGTATACAGGGTTTTATTTTCGAGTATTAAAAGAAGGTTTCATTAAACCAGGACAAAATTTACGCCTAATAGAACGGAAGGAAGAGAATCCTACTGTTGCGTATATAAACAAAGTCATCTACCAAGATGAGGAAAATGTTCAGGCATTAAAGAATCTAGTAGAGGTCAAGGAATTATCGGAACGGTGGAGAAATTCCTTTCAAAACAAGGTAGAAAAGCTACTAAATTAG
- the mtnW gene encoding 2,3-diketo-5-methylthiopentyl-1-phosphate enolase: MSEVIATYLIHDPSHNLAKKAEGIALGLTIGSWTDLPQLEQEQLKKHKGQVISIEELPKSESVNHYLGKDVTRGILKIGYPSANFSGDLPAILTTVFGKLSLDGEIRLVDLEFSDEVKENFPGPKYGLQGIREKLGVYNRPLVMSIFKGVIGRDLTYLKEQLKEQALGGVDIVKDDEILFENPLTPFEQRIVAGKQVLEEVFAETGHRTLYAVNISGRTFELKDKARKAVELGADLLLFNVFAYGLDVLQSLAEDPEITIPIMAHPAVSGTVTPSEFYGITNQLLLGKLLRYAGADLVLFPSPYGSVALDRDVTLGIAEELTKLDDQFKTAFPVPSAGIHPGLVPLLIQDFGNDSIINAGGGVHGHPDGAVGGGMAFRAAVDAVLAGKTLKEAAEDNENLGKAISLWGVVEVKS; this comes from the coding sequence ATGAGTGAAGTAATTGCAACCTATCTAATTCATGATCCATCACATAATCTTGCAAAAAAGGCTGAAGGAATCGCTCTCGGATTAACGATCGGATCCTGGACAGATCTCCCTCAATTAGAGCAAGAACAACTAAAAAAACACAAAGGCCAAGTGATTAGTATTGAGGAACTACCAAAAAGTGAGTCAGTTAATCACTATCTAGGCAAGGATGTAACGAGAGGGATATTAAAAATCGGCTATCCTAGTGCAAACTTTAGTGGAGATTTACCAGCAATTTTAACAACTGTTTTCGGTAAGCTTTCGCTAGATGGAGAAATCAGACTTGTAGATTTAGAGTTTTCTGACGAGGTAAAAGAGAATTTTCCAGGGCCTAAATATGGACTACAAGGAATACGAGAAAAACTTGGAGTATATAATCGACCATTAGTTATGAGCATTTTTAAAGGAGTGATTGGTCGTGACCTCACTTACTTAAAAGAGCAACTTAAGGAGCAAGCTCTTGGTGGAGTAGATATTGTGAAAGATGATGAGATTCTTTTTGAAAATCCTCTGACTCCATTTGAACAACGAATTGTTGCTGGGAAACAAGTGTTAGAGGAAGTTTTTGCTGAAACAGGGCATAGAACTTTATATGCTGTTAATATTTCCGGGCGTACTTTCGAGCTTAAAGATAAAGCTAGAAAAGCAGTAGAGCTGGGTGCTGATTTATTACTGTTTAATGTATTTGCCTATGGACTTGATGTGTTACAAAGTCTTGCAGAAGACCCTGAAATTACAATTCCAATCATGGCACATCCGGCCGTAAGTGGTACAGTAACACCATCTGAGTTTTATGGGATTACAAACCAATTACTACTTGGAAAACTCCTTCGATATGCTGGTGCAGATCTAGTTTTATTCCCATCACCGTACGGAAGTGTAGCTTTGGATCGTGATGTAACATTAGGGATTGCAGAGGAACTAACAAAACTAGATGATCAATTTAAAACGGCATTTCCAGTTCCGTCAGCTGGGATTCATCCTGGCTTAGTACCTCTTTTAATTCAAGACTTTGGCAATGATAGTATTATCAATGCAGGTGGTGGAGTCCACGGTCACCCTGATGGAGCCGTAGGTGGAGGTATGGCATTTAGGGCAGCAGTAGATGCGGTTCTAGCGGGTAAAACTCTTAAAGAGGCTGCTGAGGACAATGAGAACCTAGGGAAAGCAATTTCACTATGGGGAGTAGTTGAGGTAAAGTCATGA
- a CDS encoding DedA family protein, translated as MEIESIMLIIKEYGYVALYFVLWLGFFGLPVPNEVIVMTSGFITSKSLLQPLPAFIVTFAGVMSSLTTLYCLGRFSYHSIHPRLMKNNRMKTYLQKSEVLIEKYGPVALIFGYFFPGVRHFIPFMVGSYKMDFSKFALVAYTTGLIWSLALFTGGYYFGSYIERIGEVLYTGGVIGAFSIVLLISTIIFLRKRRAKRTALKDV; from the coding sequence TTGGAAATTGAGTCTATAATGTTAATCATAAAGGAATATGGATATGTTGCATTGTATTTCGTGTTGTGGCTCGGTTTTTTTGGATTGCCTGTACCTAACGAAGTAATTGTGATGACCAGTGGATTTATTACTTCGAAAAGTCTACTTCAGCCGTTGCCTGCATTTATCGTGACATTTGCAGGGGTGATGAGTAGTTTAACAACTCTTTATTGTCTAGGAAGATTTAGCTATCATTCCATTCATCCAAGATTAATGAAAAACAATCGAATGAAAACCTACTTGCAAAAGTCTGAAGTACTAATCGAGAAGTATGGTCCAGTTGCTCTTATTTTTGGTTATTTCTTTCCTGGTGTAAGGCATTTTATACCGTTTATGGTTGGAAGTTACAAGATGGATTTTAGTAAGTTTGCTTTAGTCGCTTACACTACAGGTTTAATCTGGTCTTTAGCACTTTTTACAGGTGGTTATTATTTTGGAAGTTATATTGAAAGGATTGGAGAGGTACTTTATACGGGTGGTGTAATTGGGGCTTTTTCAATCGTATTATTAATTTCAACCATTATATTTTTAAGAAAAAGAAGGGCAAAGCGAACAGCTCTTAAAGATGTTTAG
- the mtnA gene encoding S-methyl-5-thioribose-1-phosphate isomerase, which translates to MTKSFTIPRSVEWNENYISLLDQQKLPLETEYIELRTVQDVWESITSLKVRGAPAIGITAAFGLALAAQNYEVESIQAFKTQLQKDRDYLASSRPTAVNLFWALDRMVRSVENATSINEAKTKLTHEAIRIQIEDEAVCRQIGEYALSLFKSNDKVLTICNAGSIATARYGTALAPFHLAKEKGINLQVFASETRPVLQGSRLTAWELKQSGVDVTLITDNMAAHTIAAKGITAVIVGADRITANGDTANKIGTYGLAILAKAFNIPFYVAAPLSTFDISLQSGKEIPIEERNPEEVTHINGHRIAPEGINVFNPAFDVTPNDLITAIITEEGILYNGEYKDSIANLFQ; encoded by the coding sequence ATGACTAAAAGCTTTACAATTCCACGATCAGTAGAGTGGAATGAAAATTATATTTCTCTACTTGACCAACAAAAACTACCTCTTGAAACAGAGTATATAGAACTTAGAACAGTCCAAGATGTTTGGGAAAGCATTACAAGTTTAAAAGTTCGTGGTGCACCAGCTATCGGAATAACGGCGGCATTCGGTCTTGCTCTTGCAGCACAAAATTACGAAGTTGAATCGATACAGGCATTTAAAACACAGCTACAAAAGGACCGAGATTACTTAGCAAGCTCCCGTCCCACAGCTGTAAATCTATTCTGGGCATTAGATCGTATGGTTCGAAGTGTTGAAAATGCAACTTCGATTAATGAGGCAAAAACAAAGCTTACCCATGAGGCAATCCGTATTCAGATAGAGGATGAGGCAGTTTGTCGACAAATTGGGGAGTATGCACTATCTCTTTTCAAAAGTAACGATAAGGTATTGACAATTTGTAATGCAGGTTCAATCGCAACTGCACGTTACGGAACAGCCCTAGCACCCTTCCATCTTGCAAAAGAAAAAGGAATTAACCTTCAAGTGTTCGCTTCAGAAACTCGTCCGGTTCTTCAAGGCTCAAGACTTACAGCATGGGAACTTAAGCAATCTGGAGTGGATGTAACACTTATTACGGATAATATGGCAGCACACACCATTGCTGCAAAAGGAATTACAGCAGTCATTGTAGGTGCAGATCGTATTACAGCAAACGGTGATACTGCAAATAAAATTGGAACCTATGGTCTAGCTATTCTGGCAAAAGCCTTTAACATTCCTTTTTATGTAGCAGCACCACTGTCTACTTTTGATATCTCCCTTCAATCTGGAAAAGAAATTCCTATTGAAGAGCGCAACCCTGAAGAAGTAACACATATAAATGGGCATCGAATTGCACCAGAAGGGATTAACGTCTTTAATCCTGCCTTTGATGTAACTCCAAATGATTTAATTACAGCAATCATTACGGAAGAAGGAATTCTTTATAACGGTGAATATAAGGATTCAATTGCTAATTTATTTCAGTAA
- a CDS encoding metalloregulator ArsR/SmtB family transcription factor: MQLSRLVNFHKVMGDPTRIRIIVLLAKGPHHGQALAGKLGLTPPTITHHIAKLKEIGIIKQKREKNTIYFYLDEDQLRLKSQAIINTAYGKVDDDEEKKGEHQQVLANFMTRDGKLKTIPAQRKKKLMILEHLVKGLEPGKKYTEKEINEYIKDFHEDYATIRREFIMCHFMYREDGIYEVNPPEMWEKIK, encoded by the coding sequence ATGCAGCTTAGTCGGCTCGTGAATTTTCATAAAGTAATGGGAGATCCCACAAGAATACGAATTATTGTACTGTTGGCCAAAGGTCCGCATCATGGACAAGCACTTGCTGGAAAACTGGGGCTTACCCCGCCTACCATTACTCACCATATTGCGAAGCTAAAAGAAATAGGGATTATCAAGCAAAAAAGAGAAAAGAATACTATCTATTTTTACCTAGATGAAGACCAGTTGAGGTTAAAATCTCAGGCTATCATAAATACAGCTTATGGAAAAGTAGACGATGATGAAGAAAAGAAGGGTGAACATCAACAAGTACTTGCTAATTTCATGACACGAGACGGGAAGTTAAAAACAATTCCTGCTCAGCGTAAAAAGAAGCTTATGATCCTTGAGCATTTAGTAAAGGGACTTGAACCTGGGAAAAAGTATACGGAGAAAGAAATTAATGAATACATAAAAGACTTTCACGAAGACTACGCAACAATTCGCCGAGAGTTCATCATGTGCCATTTTATGTACCGAGAAGATGGGATATATGAAGTGAATCCTCCAGAAATGTGGGAGAAAATTAAATAA
- a CDS encoding 2-hydroxy-3-keto-5-methylthiopentenyl-1-phosphate phosphatase, translated as MTKPVIFCDFDGTITNSDNIIAVMKKYAPPEWEAIKDDILGQNVSIQEGVGRLFSLLPSSSKDTIIHYLTESAVIRDGFKEFVAFTKKNDVTLYIVSGGIDFFVYPLLNGLVEPEQIYCNGSDFSGETIKILWPHSCDDGCQNGCGCCKPSLIRRLASPGDYNIVIGDSITDLQAAKLADHVIARDFLLEKCQQLDLPHTSFTTFYDVIDVVSKQLEVKQP; from the coding sequence ATGACGAAACCAGTAATTTTTTGTGATTTTGATGGAACGATTACCAATAGTGATAATATTATCGCGGTGATGAAAAAGTATGCACCACCTGAGTGGGAAGCGATTAAAGATGACATTTTAGGTCAGAATGTGTCAATCCAAGAGGGTGTTGGAAGGTTATTTTCATTACTACCTTCCTCTTCGAAAGATACGATTATTCACTACCTCACGGAGAGCGCAGTTATTCGTGATGGTTTTAAGGAGTTTGTTGCTTTTACAAAAAAGAATGATGTTACTCTGTATATTGTAAGCGGGGGAATAGATTTCTTTGTTTATCCACTCCTTAATGGATTAGTAGAACCGGAGCAAATATATTGTAATGGGTCTGACTTTTCTGGAGAGACGATAAAAATCTTATGGCCACATAGCTGTGATGATGGTTGTCAGAACGGATGTGGTTGTTGTAAACCATCTCTGATTCGTAGGCTGGCATCACCTGGTGACTATAACATAGTCATTGGGGATTCGATTACTGATTTGCAGGCAGCCAAATTAGCAGATCATGTTATTGCAAGAGACTTTTTATTAGAAAAATGCCAACAGTTAGACTTACCACATACATCATTTACAACCTTCTATGATGTCATAGATGTGGTATCAAAGCAGCTGGAGGTGAAACAGCCTTGA
- a CDS encoding carbon-nitrogen family hydrolase → MLHHLHLLKKFLEFLVTNHILLITKCKEKFKKVGQFMQLKIACIQLDIIYGNPEKNKQNAELEISKVVSESKPDVIVLPELWTTGYDLTRLEDIADHQGADTTQFIGTLSKKFSVNIVAGSVAKKTEKGVKNTMLIFNRNGEVIGEYSKLHLFKLMDEHHYLIPGDAKGLFTIEGVPSSGVICYDIRFPEWIRAHTTEGAELVFVVAEWPLPRLEHWRALLISRAIENQCYVVACNRAGSDPANVFAGHSMIIDPWGEIIAEASTEPEVLTASIDLDQVKKVRKQIPIFQDRRPSFYQ, encoded by the coding sequence ATGCTTCATCATTTACACCTACTCAAAAAATTTCTTGAATTTCTAGTCACAAATCATATATTGTTAATAACAAAATGTAAAGAAAAATTTAAAAAGGTGGGACAATTCATGCAACTTAAGATAGCTTGCATTCAACTAGATATTATTTATGGAAACCCAGAGAAAAATAAACAAAATGCTGAGCTTGAAATTTCTAAAGTCGTTTCAGAATCAAAACCCGATGTCATTGTTCTCCCTGAACTTTGGACAACAGGCTATGATTTAACAAGATTAGAAGACATCGCGGATCACCAAGGTGCAGACACAACCCAGTTTATCGGTACCCTTTCAAAGAAATTCAGTGTGAATATCGTTGCAGGCTCCGTAGCCAAGAAAACCGAAAAAGGTGTCAAAAACACGATGCTTATTTTTAACCGAAACGGTGAAGTTATTGGAGAATATAGCAAACTACATCTCTTTAAATTAATGGATGAGCACCACTACTTAATTCCTGGAGATGCAAAAGGACTGTTCACCATTGAAGGAGTTCCTTCCTCTGGAGTCATCTGCTATGACATACGTTTCCCTGAATGGATAAGAGCACATACAACCGAGGGTGCTGAACTGGTATTTGTTGTTGCAGAGTGGCCACTTCCTCGTCTTGAACATTGGCGTGCCCTTTTAATTAGCCGTGCAATTGAAAATCAATGCTATGTTGTTGCATGTAACAGAGCTGGGAGCGATCCAGCAAATGTCTTTGCGGGGCATTCGATGATTATTGATCCGTGGGGCGAAATTATTGCGGAGGCAAGTACAGAACCTGAGGTACTAACAGCAAGTATTGATCTAGATCAGGTAAAAAAAGTGAGAAAACAAATCCCAATCTTCCAAGATAGAAGACCAAGTTTTTATCAATAA
- the mtnK gene encoding S-methyl-5-thioribose kinase → MSFSNQQSTYEPLTESTATSLATKLGLFEQGAVLRSKEIGDGNLNLVFHIVDDKTNISIIIKQALPYAKVVGESWPLTLKRATIESNALLTYYNLVPDLVPKVFYTDEVLAITVMEDLSHLEISRSGLIKGQNYPLLSEHIGRYLAHTLFYTSDFALNPQEKKKLAHRFSNPELCKITEDLVFTDPFFDIDTNNFESELQADVEKLWNDSKLKLEVAKLKQKFLTQGDALLHGDLHTGSIFASDQETKVIDPEFAFYGPFGFDIGQFLANLVLNALSRETDKQEPLFTHIDKTWAVFVDTFSHLWEKDNVEAYAKIDGYLDSLLKQILEDTIGFAGCEIIRRTIGLAHVADLDQIEDYNAKILSKQQALQLGKELILSRSTISSPTEIRNYFQTSYSY, encoded by the coding sequence ATGTCTTTTTCAAATCAGCAATCAACTTATGAACCCTTAACTGAATCAACAGCAACCTCACTTGCTACTAAACTAGGACTTTTTGAGCAAGGTGCTGTTTTACGTTCAAAGGAAATCGGGGATGGTAATCTAAACCTTGTCTTCCATATCGTTGATGATAAAACAAATATAAGCATTATTATTAAGCAAGCCTTACCTTATGCAAAGGTTGTCGGGGAAAGCTGGCCGCTTACACTTAAGAGAGCTACGATTGAAAGCAATGCGTTACTAACGTATTACAATCTCGTACCTGATTTAGTACCAAAGGTATTTTACACAGACGAAGTACTGGCCATTACAGTAATGGAGGACTTATCTCACTTAGAAATCTCTCGTTCAGGTTTGATTAAGGGTCAGAATTATCCACTATTATCAGAGCACATTGGAAGGTACTTAGCACATACCCTATTCTACACTTCTGATTTTGCTCTTAACCCTCAGGAAAAAAAGAAACTGGCTCATCGTTTCTCAAACCCTGAACTTTGTAAAATTACCGAAGACCTAGTATTTACAGATCCATTTTTTGATATTGATACGAATAATTTCGAAAGTGAGCTTCAGGCTGATGTTGAAAAACTTTGGAATGATTCGAAACTTAAACTTGAAGTTGCAAAACTAAAACAGAAGTTCTTAACACAAGGAGATGCACTCCTACATGGCGATTTGCACACTGGAAGTATTTTTGCTAGTGACCAGGAGACAAAAGTCATAGATCCAGAATTCGCCTTCTACGGTCCATTTGGATTTGATATAGGTCAATTCCTTGCAAATCTCGTTTTGAATGCATTATCAAGAGAAACGGATAAGCAAGAGCCACTATTCACACACATCGATAAAACGTGGGCTGTTTTCGTAGATACCTTCTCTCATCTTTGGGAAAAAGACAATGTCGAAGCATACGCAAAGATTGATGGATATTTAGACTCTTTACTAAAACAAATACTTGAGGATACAATTGGATTTGCTGGCTGTGAGATCATTCGCCGTACCATTGGTCTAGCACATGTTGCTGACTTGGACCAGATTGAAGATTATAATGCTAAAATTCTATCAAAACAACAAGCTCTTCAGTTAGGTAAAGAATTAATCTTAAGCCGCTCAACAATCAGTAGTCCAACTGAGATTCGAAATTATTTTCAAACGAGCTATAGTTACTAA
- a CDS encoding pyridoxal phosphate-dependent aminotransferase, which yields MKHFEQSQLLQGLPKQFFASLVAKVGKVVAEGHDVINLGQGNPDQPTPDHIVEALKVAAEKPAYHKYSPFRGQQFLKEAIVTFYKREYGVDLDAEKEVAILFGGKAGLVEIPQCLMNPGDIALVPDPGYPDYWSGVELARGVMEYMPLLAENEFLPDYSQIDKSVLEQAKVMFLNYPNNPTGATASKEFFEETIELANKHEICVVHDFAYGAIGFEGKRPVSFLEADGAKDVGIEIYTFSKTYNMAGWRIGFAVGNQSVIEALNLLQDHMYVSIFSAVQEAAAVALLESQQCVDELVSLYESRRSTLIDGLKEIGWDVTAPKGSFFAWLPVPKGYTSESFADYLLEKAHVVVAPGVGFGEYGEGYVRVGLLTDHDRLKEAVERIKALQLF from the coding sequence ATGAAGCATTTTGAGCAATCACAGTTGTTACAAGGTTTACCTAAACAATTTTTTGCATCCCTTGTTGCAAAAGTAGGGAAAGTTGTTGCCGAGGGGCATGATGTAATTAACTTAGGTCAGGGAAATCCCGACCAACCAACCCCGGACCACATTGTGGAAGCATTAAAAGTAGCTGCTGAAAAACCAGCATATCATAAATATTCACCTTTTCGTGGGCAGCAGTTCTTGAAAGAAGCGATTGTTACGTTTTATAAAAGGGAATATGGTGTAGACCTTGACGCTGAAAAGGAAGTTGCCATTTTATTCGGAGGAAAGGCTGGACTTGTTGAAATCCCGCAGTGCCTAATGAATCCGGGGGATATCGCACTCGTACCTGACCCTGGATATCCCGATTATTGGTCAGGAGTAGAACTGGCTCGTGGTGTAATGGAGTATATGCCGCTTCTGGCTGAAAACGAGTTTCTCCCTGACTATAGCCAAATTGATAAGAGTGTTTTGGAACAAGCGAAAGTCATGTTCTTAAACTATCCTAATAACCCAACTGGTGCTACCGCTTCAAAGGAGTTTTTTGAAGAGACCATTGAATTAGCAAACAAACATGAAATTTGTGTTGTTCACGATTTTGCATATGGTGCAATTGGCTTTGAAGGTAAGAGACCAGTAAGCTTTTTAGAGGCAGATGGTGCGAAGGATGTTGGAATTGAGATTTACACATTCTCAAAAACGTATAATATGGCCGGCTGGAGAATTGGTTTCGCTGTTGGAAATCAAAGTGTAATTGAGGCTTTAAATCTACTACAAGATCATATGTATGTAAGTATATTTAGTGCTGTTCAAGAGGCTGCTGCAGTGGCATTGTTAGAATCACAACAATGTGTAGATGAGTTAGTTTCACTGTATGAATCACGTCGTAGTACGTTAATTGATGGATTAAAGGAAATCGGTTGGGATGTTACGGCACCAAAGGGTTCTTTCTTTGCATGGTTACCAGTTCCCAAAGGGTATACGTCTGAAAGCTTTGCAGACTATTTACTTGAAAAAGCACATGTAGTCGTTGCTCCAGGTGTTGGATTTGGAGAATATGGTGAAGGTTATGTTAGAGTTGGGTTATTAACAGATCATGATCGTCTGAAAGAAGCTGTCGAAAGAATCAAAGCATTACAATTATTTTAG
- a CDS encoding methylthioribulose 1-phosphate dehydratase — protein sequence MSNILTRWNELADVKDELATRDWFFGTSGNLSIKVSDNPLTFLVSASGKDKRKRTNEDFLLVDRNGEAVEETPHIKPSAETLLHVDIYNRTNAGCSLHVHTIDNNVISELYGDEGEVVFKGQEIIKALGIWEEDAEIRIPIIKNHAHIPTLAAELAEHIEGDTGAVLIRNHGITVWAKNAFEAKKHLEAYEFLFSYRVKLLTIKR from the coding sequence TTGAGTAATATACTTACTAGATGGAATGAATTAGCCGATGTGAAAGATGAGTTAGCTACTCGTGATTGGTTCTTTGGAACGAGTGGAAACCTCTCAATCAAGGTAAGTGATAATCCATTAACATTTTTAGTATCAGCAAGTGGCAAGGATAAACGAAAAAGAACGAATGAGGATTTTCTATTAGTTGACCGTAATGGGGAAGCAGTGGAAGAGACACCGCATATAAAGCCTTCAGCTGAAACGCTATTACATGTTGATATTTATAACCGAACAAACGCAGGTTGTAGCTTACATGTTCATACGATTGATAACAATGTCATTTCAGAGCTCTATGGAGATGAAGGTGAGGTTGTATTTAAGGGTCAAGAAATCATCAAGGCGCTTGGGATTTGGGAAGAAGATGCCGAAATTCGGATTCCAATTATTAAGAACCACGCCCATATACCAACATTGGCTGCAGAGTTAGCTGAGCACATAGAGGGTGATACGGGTGCTGTCTTAATTCGTAATCATGGAATTACCGTTTGGGCAAAGAATGCTTTTGAAGCGAAAAAGCATTTGGAGGCCTACGAGTTTTTATTTAGCTACCGAGTAAAATTACTGACTATAAAAAGATAA